The following is a genomic window from Bombus vancouverensis nearcticus chromosome 15, iyBomVanc1_principal, whole genome shotgun sequence.
AATATGCGTATAAACTGTTTCAATACTAGCTTCCGGagcaaaaaatattgaaattaccGCCCGTCTCGATCCTTATCGATTCTTTTTTCAATGATATTGATCGTGCGCAATCCTCTGAAAGTAGAACGTACGCGAAAATAATACAATACCTCGAGTCTCACCTTGCTGTGGCTGAGCCGGATATACACCAATGGACGTGTACTCTCCACCATAGGAAGATTGATCGTGATAAGGTGGTCCGTATGTTTCGCGCGGTGGTCCGTATGTTTCGCGCGGTGGCCCGTATGTTTCGCGCGGTGGTCCGTATGTTTCACGCGGTGGTTGCGATCGAGGAGGTCCGTAAGAACTTTTGAGACCCGAGAAGTCACTGGACGATCGCGTCGGCAAGGAATACGAATCGCTTGGTACCATGGAGAAGGAATCTCTGTCCGAGCTGGTTTGGAAGGATATCTCGGACCTTTTCCCTGCATAGACTGGTCCCACCGATTGTTCCTTTCTTCGTTGAATAGAGCTACTTGTCGTCGCATCTACTGCAACTATTCCTTCGCGAGGATCCGTGCTAGTTCGAGAATGTCTTAATGCGTCCAAATAGCTGTCCTTGCCACGAGTAAATGGACCGCTATTTTTCCATTCAACGCTTCTCGTCGATGGTTCTATTCCCAGCAGAGTCTCTCCTTCGGATCTCGCTTCCATTTTGTCCTCGCGGCTGATAGACGTTGGGACGGCTGCATCGTCATCGTTGGTGATCGTAGTCGCGTTTTTCGAGATTTCGCGAGCGTTCGCGACTACGATCGTTAATGAAAATAACAGCCCAAAGACGCGAAAGATCCGCAAACTTTTCCCGTACTTCTCGATCATCGCTCGCTCTGGCAGAGTAAGCGGAGAAACAGaactcgcgcgcgcgcgcgtacgTTTACAATAGAGTCGGAACTCTCGATGGAACGATCCTGGGGACTCGAAGTTTTCGAATGACGATAAACCAACGACCGAGGAAACGTACACACGGTTCCATCTTCTCCCCTCGAACGATAACACCGTCGTTGCATATTAAGCGCGTAACGGTGTTCAAGTTCTGTATTCGTGGTTCGTTTTCGCCTCGAACGCTCGAATTTGAATCGTCACCTGCGCCGCGTTACGGTGTCGCCTTTTCGTGCTTCGCCCCGAAACGACGAACCGAAGGGAGCGAAAGAGAGAATAGGATAAGGCGTTCATCAATTGTTATGCATTTGGTGACGTTTTCATAACGGTGTTGCGATTCATCGAACC
Proteins encoded in this region:
- the LOC117166196 gene encoding uncharacterized protein LOC117166196 isoform X1 gives rise to the protein MIEKYGKSLRIFRVFGLLFSLTIVVANAREISKNATTITNDDDAAVPTSISREDKMEARSEGETLLGIEPSTRSVEWKNSGPFTRGKDSYLDALRHSRTSTDPREGIVAVDATTSSSIQRRKEQSVGPVYAGKRSEISFQTSSDRDSFSMVPSDSYSLPTRSSSDFSGLKSSYGPPRSQPPRETYGPPRETYGPPRETYGPPRETYGPPYHDQSSYGGEYTSIGVYPAQPQQGETRAYGVPHGMTESVHLGFPSIDFSWPFALKLNAFTLAKILLKLVIFKMIVKFIAVICLLLFIPKLEIKKTIKKVNMQSNNDNDDDEDEGRSLRNANWKVWDRLNLLTLVVDEAWKQHEIANESGSSECSTLECQVRRAFENDQSWPDYEQLLQNYIMEETRRLQTKS
- the LOC117166196 gene encoding uncharacterized protein LOC117166196 isoform X2, with product MIEKYGKSLRIFRVFGLLFSLTIVVANAREISKNATTITNDDDAAVPTSISREDKMEARSEGETLLGIEPSTRSVEWKNSGPFTRGKDSYLDALRHSRTSTDPREGIVAVDATTSSSIQRRKEQSVGPVYAGKRSEISFQTSSDRDSFSMVPSDSYSLPTRSSSDFSGLKSSYGPPRSQPPRETYGPPRETYGPPRETYGPPRETYGPPYHDQSSYGGEYTSIGVYPAQPQQAYGVPHGMTESVHLGFPSIDFSWPFALKLNAFTLAKILLKLVIFKMIVKFIAVICLLLFIPKLEIKKTIKKVNMQSNNDNDDDEDEGRSLRNANWKVWDRLNLLTLVVDEAWKQHEIANESGSSECSTLECQVRRAFENDQSWPDYEQLLQNYIMEETRRLQTKS